From the Homo sapiens chromosome 1, GRCh38.p14 Primary Assembly genome, one window contains:
- the JMJD4 gene encoding 2-oxoglutarate and iron-dependent oxygenase JMJD4 isoform X1: MDRETRALADSHFRGLGVDVPGVGQAPGRVAFVSEPGAFSYADFVRGFLLPNLPCVFSSAFTQGWGSRRRWVTPAGRPDFDHLLRTYGDVVVPVANCGVQEYNSNPKEHMTLRDYITYWKEYIQAGYSSPRGCLYLKDWHLCRDFPVEDVFTLPVYFSSDWLNEFWDALDVDDYRFVYAGPAGSWSPFHADIFRSFSWSVNVCGRKKWLLFPPGQEEALRDRHGNLPYDVTSPALCDTHLHPRNQLAGPPLEITQEAGEMVFVPSGWHHQVHNLVIMRSCSGINFEEFYHFLKVIAEKRLLVLREAAAEDGAGLGFEQAAFDVGRITEVLASLVAHPDFQRVDTSAFSPQPKELLQQLREAVDAAAAP; the protein is encoded by the exons ATGGACCGCGAGACGCGCGCCCTCGCCGACAGCCACTTCCGAGGCCTGGGGGTCGATGTCCCCGGCGTCGGCCAGGCTCCGGGCCGGGTAGCCTTCGTCTCGGAGCCGGGCGCCTTCTCCTACGCCGACTTTGTGCGGGGCTTCTTGCTGCCCAACCTGCCCTGCGTGTTTTCCAGCGCCTTCACGCAGGGCTGGGGCAGCCGGCGGCGCTGGGTGACGCCCGCGGGGAGGCCCGACTTCGACCACCTGCTACGGACCTACG GAGACGTGGTTGTACCAGTTGCAAACTGTGGGGTCCAGGAATACAACTCGAACCCCAAAGAGCACATGACTCTCAGAGACTACATCACCTACTGGAAAGAGTACATACAGGCGGGCTACTCCTCTCCCAGGGGCTGTCTCTACCTCAAAGACTGGCACTTGTGCAG GGACTTTCCGGTGGAGGACGTTTTCACCCTGCCTGTGTACTTCTCGTCCGACTGGCTGAATGAGTTCTGGGATGCACTGGATGTGGATGACTACCGCTTTGTCTACGCGGGGCCTGCGGGCAGCTG GTCCCCGTTCCATGCTGACATCTTCCGCTCCTTCAGCTGGTCTGTCAATGTCTGTGGGAGGAAGAAGTGGCTCCTCTTCCCCCCAGGGCAGGAAGAGGCCCTGCGGGACCGCCACGGCAACCTGCCCTACGACGTGACCTCCCCAGCACTCTGCGACACACACCTGCACCCACGGAACCAGCTTGCTGGCCCACCCTTGGAGATCACGCAGGAAGCGGGCGAGATGGTGTTTGTGCCCAGTGGCTGGCACCACCAGGTGCACAACCTG GTCATCATGAGGTCCTGCTCGGGCATCAACTTTGAAGAGTTTTACCACTTCCTCAAGGTCATCGCTGAGAAGAGGCTCCTGGTCCTGAGGGAGGCAGCCGCTGAGGACGGTGCTGGGTTGGGTTTCGAACAGGCAGCCTTTGATGTTGGGCGCATCACAGAGGTGCTGGCCTCCTTGGTTGCGCACCCCGACTTCCAGAGAGTGGACACCAGCGCGTTCTCACCACAGCCCAAAGAGCTGCTGCAGCAGCTGAGAGAGGCTGTTGATGCTGCTGCGGCCCCATAG
- the JMJD4 gene encoding 2-oxoglutarate and iron-dependent oxygenase JMJD4 isoform 2 (isoform 2 is encoded by transcript variant 2): MDRETRALADSHFRGLGVDVPGVGQAPGRVAFVSEPGAFSYADFVRGFLLPNLPCVFSSAFTQGWGSRRRWVTPAGRPDFDHLLRTYGDVVVPVANCGVQEYNSNPKEHMTLRDYITYWKEYIQAGYSSPRGCLYLKDWHLCRDFPVEDVFTLPVYFSSDWLNEFWDALDVDDYRFVYAGPAGSWSPFHADIFRSFSWSVNVCGRKKWLLFPPGQEEALRDRHGNLPYDVTSPALCDTHLHPRNQLAGPPLEITQEAGEMVFVPSGWHHQVHNLDDTISINHNWVNGFNLANMWRFLQQELCAVQEEVIMRSCSGINFEEFYHFLKVIAEKRLLVLREAAAEDGAGLGFEQAAFDVGRITEVLASLVAHPDFQRVDTSAFSPQPKELLQQLREAVDAAAAP, from the exons ATGGACCGCGAGACGCGCGCCCTCGCCGACAGCCACTTCCGAGGCCTGGGGGTCGATGTCCCCGGCGTCGGCCAGGCTCCGGGCCGGGTAGCCTTCGTCTCGGAGCCGGGCGCCTTCTCCTACGCCGACTTTGTGCGGGGCTTCTTGCTGCCCAACCTGCCCTGCGTGTTTTCCAGCGCCTTCACGCAGGGCTGGGGCAGCCGGCGGCGCTGGGTGACGCCCGCGGGGAGGCCCGACTTCGACCACCTGCTACGGACCTACG GAGACGTGGTTGTACCAGTTGCAAACTGTGGGGTCCAGGAATACAACTCGAACCCCAAAGAGCACATGACTCTCAGAGACTACATCACCTACTGGAAAGAGTACATACAGGCGGGCTACTCCTCTCCCAGGGGCTGTCTCTACCTCAAAGACTGGCACTTGTGCAG GGACTTTCCGGTGGAGGACGTTTTCACCCTGCCTGTGTACTTCTCGTCCGACTGGCTGAATGAGTTCTGGGATGCACTGGATGTGGATGACTACCGCTTTGTCTACGCGGGGCCTGCGGGCAGCTG GTCCCCGTTCCATGCTGACATCTTCCGCTCCTTCAGCTGGTCTGTCAATGTCTGTGGGAGGAAGAAGTGGCTCCTCTTCCCCCCAGGGCAGGAAGAGGCCCTGCGGGACCGCCACGGCAACCTGCCCTACGACGTGACCTCCCCAGCACTCTGCGACACACACCTGCACCCACGGAACCAGCTTGCTGGCCCACCCTTGGAGATCACGCAGGAAGCGGGCGAGATGGTGTTTGTGCCCAGTGGCTGGCACCACCAGGTGCACAACCTG GATGACACCATCTCCATCAACCACAACTGGGTCAATGGcttcaacctggccaacatgtggcGCTTCTTGCAGCAGGAGCTATGCGCCGTGCAGGAGGAG GTCATCATGAGGTCCTGCTCGGGCATCAACTTTGAAGAGTTTTACCACTTCCTCAAGGTCATCGCTGAGAAGAGGCTCCTGGTCCTGAGGGAGGCAGCCGCTGAGGACGGTGCTGGGTTGGGTTTCGAACAGGCAGCCTTTGATGTTGGGCGCATCACAGAGGTGCTGGCCTCCTTGGTTGCGCACCCCGACTTCCAGAGAGTGGACACCAGCGCGTTCTCACCACAGCCCAAAGAGCTGCTGCAGCAGCTGAGAGAGGCTGTTGATGCTGCTGCGGCCCCATAG
- the JMJD4 gene encoding 2-oxoglutarate and iron-dependent oxygenase JMJD4 isoform 1 (isoform 1 is encoded by transcript variant 1), whose translation MDRETRALADSHFRGLGVDVPGVGQAPGRVAFVSEPGAFSYADFVRGFLLPNLPCVFSSAFTQGWGSRRRWVTPAGRPDFDHLLRTYGDVVVPVANCGVQEYNSNPKEHMTLRDYITYWKEYIQAGYSSPRGCLYLKDWHLCRDFPVEDVFTLPVYFSSDWLNEFWDALDVDDYRFVYAGPAGSWSPFHADIFRSFSWSVNVCGRKKWLLFPPGQEEALRDRHGNLPYDVTSPALCDTHLHPRNQLAGPPLEITQEAGEMVFVPSGWHHQVHNLDDTISINHNWVNGFNLANMWRFLQQELCAVQEEVSEWRDSMPDWHHHCQVIMRSCSGINFEEFYHFLKVIAEKRLLVLREAAAEDGAGLGFEQAAFDVGRITEVLASLVAHPDFQRVDTSAFSPQPKELLQQLREAVDAAAAP comes from the exons ATGGACCGCGAGACGCGCGCCCTCGCCGACAGCCACTTCCGAGGCCTGGGGGTCGATGTCCCCGGCGTCGGCCAGGCTCCGGGCCGGGTAGCCTTCGTCTCGGAGCCGGGCGCCTTCTCCTACGCCGACTTTGTGCGGGGCTTCTTGCTGCCCAACCTGCCCTGCGTGTTTTCCAGCGCCTTCACGCAGGGCTGGGGCAGCCGGCGGCGCTGGGTGACGCCCGCGGGGAGGCCCGACTTCGACCACCTGCTACGGACCTACG GAGACGTGGTTGTACCAGTTGCAAACTGTGGGGTCCAGGAATACAACTCGAACCCCAAAGAGCACATGACTCTCAGAGACTACATCACCTACTGGAAAGAGTACATACAGGCGGGCTACTCCTCTCCCAGGGGCTGTCTCTACCTCAAAGACTGGCACTTGTGCAG GGACTTTCCGGTGGAGGACGTTTTCACCCTGCCTGTGTACTTCTCGTCCGACTGGCTGAATGAGTTCTGGGATGCACTGGATGTGGATGACTACCGCTTTGTCTACGCGGGGCCTGCGGGCAGCTG GTCCCCGTTCCATGCTGACATCTTCCGCTCCTTCAGCTGGTCTGTCAATGTCTGTGGGAGGAAGAAGTGGCTCCTCTTCCCCCCAGGGCAGGAAGAGGCCCTGCGGGACCGCCACGGCAACCTGCCCTACGACGTGACCTCCCCAGCACTCTGCGACACACACCTGCACCCACGGAACCAGCTTGCTGGCCCACCCTTGGAGATCACGCAGGAAGCGGGCGAGATGGTGTTTGTGCCCAGTGGCTGGCACCACCAGGTGCACAACCTG GATGACACCATCTCCATCAACCACAACTGGGTCAATGGcttcaacctggccaacatgtggcGCTTCTTGCAGCAGGAGCTATGCGCCGTGCAGGAGGAGGTCAGCGAGTGGAGGGACTCCATGCCCGACTGGCACCACCACTGCCAG GTCATCATGAGGTCCTGCTCGGGCATCAACTTTGAAGAGTTTTACCACTTCCTCAAGGTCATCGCTGAGAAGAGGCTCCTGGTCCTGAGGGAGGCAGCCGCTGAGGACGGTGCTGGGTTGGGTTTCGAACAGGCAGCCTTTGATGTTGGGCGCATCACAGAGGTGCTGGCCTCCTTGGTTGCGCACCCCGACTTCCAGAGAGTGGACACCAGCGCGTTCTCACCACAGCCCAAAGAGCTGCTGCAGCAGCTGAGAGAGGCTGTTGATGCTGCTGCGGCCCCATAG